Below is a genomic region from Biomphalaria glabrata chromosome 3, xgBioGlab47.1, whole genome shotgun sequence.
AAAATCTTACGTCATATGCCAATAGACACAAGAGTACACTAAACAGAGACAATTATTTGGCAAACAATCTTTTCTATAGATAATAACTCTATGGAAAGAATACAGCTAAAGGGAAAACATCATGAAAGCATCAGGCCATGATTCACAAGTATTAAGTTTCATTTTACAAGACAGTTGGACCAGAGTTTACATTAGAACTAGTTTAGACACGCTCAAAACAGACCAGAAATGACTACAAAGCAAAAATTAAGAGTATTTTTAAATTGGATATAAACATTCAGGTGAGTGCAGACCAAATCAAGAAGAAAAGTgaatgtgataaaaaaaaaggacctttaATGTGTGCAGCAGAGTTATTGCTAAGGCATCATATTGAGACACAGTGATCATTCAAGAGACTGATACCGCTACTAGAGAAATAATTCCTCCCAGTTCTGAAGGATATTAATATTCTCCAATTTAAACTTCACCACCAGATTCCATCACCCTACTTTAATGACCTTAAAGCCAGGTCACATTaccatctctagatctatcatcctACCTTAAAGCCAGGTCAAGATCTACTGAACCTCAAGTTCCCATGCTCCATTTGTATATTCTGGACATTGTAATGAGCGGACCTGAATTTTGAAAACTTAATCTAATGAGTTTGACAATTTTCGTTTGTctagggcaggggttctcaacctgtgggtcgcaacccccttgggggtcgattgacgatttgccaggggtcgccaatgaccatcgaaaaaatggattgttttggTTTATTCTTCTATTCCTGTGAGTGtgtgcgtggggggggggggggtcgcggcagagtgggtgGTTGTAagaaggggtcgccgagcttaaaaggttgagaaccgctggtctagggCAATGACCACTAAGACATATACAACTTTTAAAGTGATGTAGGCTGCTTTATAAGTAAGCTAATATcaagatattttgttttcttacttaGGAAACATGCTCATTTCAGGGCTGTTTATTTTGATTTCTGCATTTGAAAAATTCTTTGAGGAAGAAGGCGGTGCTTTAGTATATTAGTATTGAATAGTTTGATAAGGAGGGATGTGCTGTAGTATAATAGTATTGTATAGTTTGACAAGGAATGTAAGTATGTAGCCTATGTACTACTCTTGCAAAGCTAAACCAATAAACTTCCAGGTGACTCCTGGGAATGATTGAACTCAACCTTGTTTCTTTTCCATGCTTGTTACCTTCAATATAGTTAATAAGAAAAGACTCAAAATATCACTACATTGAATAGCTCAACATAAATAAAACGCACTGAAAGTCAGGAAACTTGTCTTCAATGCCCACACACACAACTTCAGCCATCATGCACTTGAGGTAAGGTCTGAAGTACTAGACAACACAAATGTTGCACTGCTGTTGATTACAGAACTTTATATTCAAGGACTGGTTCAGCTCTTGTCATTTAAGGCATTTTTAACTAGtagtaataatttattaattattgtttgtcttgcgaaaaagattttaaaacatcaaaatatTGCAAGATCAATTTAACTATAGCACCTTCATTGTGTGTGCTAATTTCAAAAGCACTGGTAATATACTGCATTAGGTACTAAACAAATATCTGGTACCAGACTTTTTACTACTGCATGAATTTCCAGAGACGAGCAGCATGGCAAGCAAAACAAAATTGGAAAACAAACTTTAacaataacactttttttttgtctctgccCTTATTTTTACATCAGTACTAGACAATACACTGGCTAACAGTCACTGGACAAGTGACAAATACACTGGTTAAAAAAGTCACTGTACAAGTGACAAATACACTAGCTAAGAGTCACTGGTGTGACAATTACACTGACTTACTCTCACTGGacaaaaaacactttaaaaaaacaactaccacTTTTGTCATTTCAAAATTAGGGTTAAAAGTCTAAACAAATGAAACAGTTTAGTGTCTATTGAATTCAATACAATGTCTCCgctttctacatttttttaaaaagtaaaaaaaacacacaaaaaaaaaccagttcCTAAAAATTCCAATTAACAGGATCATCttaaataatctaataattccTGTTCAAGCTTAAACCATTtgaataattaaaacatttcaaaatatagaTGACTAACACAAGTGTTTGTGAGTtgttggcacatcggcacaatttaggtcatGTTGTTACACGTGTATGCACACATGCAAAAAAAATTGTGAGAAACTTGTCCCCATAAAAAAGTGTTGTCTAATATGGAACTTgtaggaacttttttttctttgagtttACTGAAAAGCTACTTTCATTACTTTATCAAATATTTGTGGAGCTGTATAAAACTCTTGAAAACATCAATGTGAGCTATTAggagattatttttaatgttgttagAAAGATGTTACTATAgtacattttgtgtttttttatattcatttttttctagcAAAATTCTAGCAGATATCCCTGCCCATGCTGCTGTCCAAACAGGGCGCATAACAGCTGGTGGGCAATTTTCATTAGAGTCTTCAATTGGAGCTGACACAGAGACTTACACTAACAGGCTTTACCAGCTAACAGCATCCACAGCGGTAGGTGTCTCTTAGAAAGCAATGGCTGAAAACTAGAAAGActatttttgtatgtgtgtgtgttatataaaccttttttgcacaattatttgtaTTTAGACTCTTTATTGGTAAATACCTTTCATTTAAGTTGGATTATCAAcaaatcattgtttttttttttgtctttttttattataatgaattaaaattattttttaaataatctaatTACACAAAGTTTCTCACACAATTTTAGCGCTCCTCATCTTCACTAGATGACCCAGAATCTGTTCGATGACGATAGCGAATATTCTTTctatttaatttgctttttttaaaatgaacttcAACTGATGAACCTGGAGTGGCGTCTGGAGTAGTCACTTTATGGGTCTCAAGGTCTGTTGGGTCCCTCTGGCTCACTGTAATGGGTGTGAATATAGAAGAAGTAGTCACAGCTGACCTAAGGTGACCTAATCTAGACATAGATGAAATCTTCTGTGAGCAGACAGAACTGTCTATTGCATTGTTGGGTTTACTTGTGAGGTCGTCCTCTTGTGTCACAGAAGTGTGAGTTCTATTCTGTGGTGTATTCCCATCTTTCAAGGACACGTCTCTATTGCCACCATTAAATTTGAGAATTTTTATCTTTGAAGAAACAGAGTCAGGCCTTGTATGATTGCCACATTTAGACTGTACTGTGGAGAGACTAGGACCCACAACCTTTGAGACTGTGCTGTCAGCATCTAATGAAGATTGGTCAAAAGTGACACTGACAACAGCAGGGAAAGACTCTGGAGGAAAAGCTTGGAATTCTGGCATAAAAAACATGCTAGTGTCTTGTGAGCCTAGGTGATCAGGGGGAGATGAGATAGCAGTAGATGTGGACTGGGTCTCTTGCCTGGAGGTAGGAGTCTCAGCCAGAGTTCTGTCAGTTTCACGAACTATTGCTTGGTGTGCAACATCCTCTGGTACAGCCACAGCATCTGCAAAATTGCTAGTGGAATCTGTCAAACCATCTCTTATGTCACTGAGGCTTCTGTTGTTACCAGACTCGCCCGTGACTAAATTATCAACAAAATTGTCAATAACATCTACTAAGATACCAATGCTGTTGGCACTATCTCTTAAGTACTGATCCCCACTGTGCTGAAGATCTTCTCGAATGCGCAGCAGTCTTCGCTGAAACACACCCTTTTTTGAGGACATGCTCTTCTGCTTTCCCCTAGCAATTATAGCAGAGATTTTTTTCCCAGAAGGCTTGGATTCCCCACTCATAAGTCTCTCCCTGGAGTTCATGTAGCGACTGTACATTGCACTTAATATTTCTTCAACTTCAGTGTCGCTGTCTGATGAGGAGAGTAGATCAttataaaaagaagatgaaGGTGACTCAGACTCACGTTGTCGGGCTGGTGACGCTTCTGCCTGTCTATCAGGAGAATGGGTACCAGTTGCTGCTTCCACATCTCTTAGCCTAGTGTTGGAAGACGATGGACTTTCCAATGAACTGTCTGAGTCGTACTggaataattttttcttttttccatcAACCTTTGCACCACTTTTTTCTCTGCTAGCATCATGGTCATCCCCAGAggatgaagatgaagaagaaCTTGAATCTTCAAGCTCAATGCTGTGCTCAACCTCACGCTGGATGAGGCTGTCAAAAAAAGCAATCATGCAGGGCTCCTCTTCTGTGGTGCCACGGGTGTAGTCATGTGATAGGAAGCTTCCAGCCTGCAACACCATGTGAATGTATTCTTCATGGCTGTAGGCGTTCCTCTCaacttcatcatcatcaccatagCGACGATTATGTACAAGATGGCCAGTGCAGTTTGGAAGAGCATAAGGGCTCCAGACCTGTTTGTACAAAGATAATAAAGTTTTAACCATAGTCATGTGACTAAAATGACATCAACTATTCATGTATCTGAAACTAGTTTCCACTTTCATATATGTCAATCATCTcattcttctataaaacaaaagatttaCAATTATTCATGTATTAATCTAAGAGTTAATGTTGATTAGAGAtttcaatgtaaacaaaaacaaaacaaaaaaaaacaactttcagaccttttgataagtgagacagatgatgtaaaggtcatctgtttctgtggatcATGGTTAATGAGaacatcatgtggccagcacaacgaccaactgcatATACTTCCCCCcaactagagctgggtggacagaagtgccctaaagatcccaaaattcaaaatcacagtcttcatcaagattcaATCCCAAGtcccctcggttcagaagccaagcaattTACCACATCCACCACACCCTAGATGTGTTTAGTTAATAATTCTTGCTGAGTCAGGTAAACCATTCCAAGCTTGACTTTGACACAGAAATAGTACTTGTATGTAGATATAGAACAACTTTTAGACTGGGTCTTCAAATGTATTTTAGTTCAATGAAGTATTTGAAAGTTatggttatcttatcttcaaATTTTAATGTATCTATTGTTGTATTACACATACACTATACAGTGGAGCATTGCAATGCTGACAAATGAAATgttaagacacacacacacaaatgctGTTTTTGACTAGACTAACAATGAAAgtcaacacaaattaaagttattCTTTATGCAGACATAAGGATGGAGCAAGGTGTAGTACAGAGGTCACATTAAAGAATCATGGTATcagtttgtttctttaaaaacaaaaatctagattagaagtAAACATACTAAAAAGACCTACTTTGATCAACTTCTCCACGCCTGATGATATAATGAACTGATTCTGAGGACAGTAACGCACTTGGTTCACTATAGACCTATGACCTCTCAGAATCATGTGAGGCTCTGTGTGTGTAACTGAGGACAGACAAATATAGACATTTCATGTGAGCTACCTCCAAGTTGGACAGTATTTGAGTAACCTGCTCTACCATAAACAATaaagagaaacaacaacaaacaacaatacaTTACAGAAGATAAAGTTATGAGATATTGAATGTAACACCAAGAGCAAAATCTCATAGTAAACATGACACCCCATCATCTGTCCATTGACTTTCATCTTAGGGCTGCTTTGACAATTCCCATAACCAAATTCTTCGTTCTTTCAGatcagctgttcttagcaggacatCAAGAGAGAGGCAGGTCCATTGTTTTACGTTATCctgccagcttttctttgaactttctttgtgctccctccaaTGTACCTTTTGACAGTGAGCCATGTCTTATAATAGAACCAAACCAActcagctttcatctcttcacagtttgaggagttcctcctttttgccagccagagtgtgttgatttgtaaaagtacaaattcatttgtcttctttaacTGATCTCTGATGCCCAGCAATTTTCTGTAGTATATACTCTCAAAGGCTtcaattcttctttcagcctcagaaTTCAGAGCTCAACTTTCTCAAGCATAAAGAGACCAAGAACAGAGAATAGCAGTACAGTTTTAATTTGACTCTCACTCTTCCAGATTGTCCACAGTTTGCTCATGACAGTGGATGTCAAATTAAATGGGTTTGATCTCTTTTATTGATCCTAAATCTCTTGTTATGTTATATTAGGCTCAACAAAAACAGGTATTACAAACACAGTTATAGTGGTAAACTTACAGTTGTCTTCTGTATCATTAGGTATCTTCCACAAATACACACAACAGTCATCTGACCCTGACATAACATACTGatcaaaaagaaattgaaaagttATATTTTACTCTGCTCAATAAGTTTTGTGTATGTggctttttaaatgttgtttttatctGCATCTATATCGTTATTGTGTGGACAATTGTGgacaaactgaatttccatttgtttggactaATAAAATTATCTTCTTATAACTTGTCTGGACCTGCACATTGAAAAGAATAATATTTGTGGAAACTTTTTGTGATTTCAAATTTTATGGGATAatttgtgaaaataaaaaaggttcaTTAGAAAATGTCTCACTTCATCTTGTAATCCTGCAAAGCTACAACTTTTCAGTGTGCAAGCATTGTA
It encodes:
- the LOC106079825 gene encoding DDB1- and CUL4-associated factor 5-like, giving the protein MELPGRKFISTPLGLSRREREGSSLSTSFIKQMVYGHRISKSQSLFKRDLLGHYGCVNAIEFSSDGDFIASGGDDRRFLLWNVGQAIYDVKPPVVFETQHISNINTCCFNAENRKIATGGNDGQVLIHDISVKQSTSIYGLSDAIYALSPDPVSSTIIATASDDGKVRILDTRVPTDSAPFVLADLRAAMHSVTYNPMDPRLLATANSKHGLGLWDIRMPFMSLTYRSGVYNCMSVRFNNQGDRLLALRRRSSPVLFDIAKMQPMFEFDYKTYYNACTLKSCSFAGLQDEYVMSGSDDCCVYLWKIPNDTEDNFTHTEPHMILRGHRSIVNQVRYCPQNQFIISSGVEKLIKVWSPYALPNCTGHLVHNRRYGDDDEVERNAYSHEEYIHMVLQAGSFLSHDYTRGTTEEEPCMIAFFDSLIQREVEHSIELEDSSSSSSSSSGDDHDASREKSGAKVDGKKKKLFQYDSDSSLESPSSSNTRLRDVEAATGTHSPDRQAEASPARQRESESPSSSFYNDLLSSSDSDTEVEEILSAMYSRYMNSRERLMSGESKPSGKKISAIIARGKQKSMSSKKGVFQRRLLRIREDLQHSGDQYLRDSANSIGILVDVIDNFVDNLVTGESGNNRSLSDIRDGLTDSTSNFADAVAVPEDVAHQAIVRETDRTLAETPTSRQETQSTSTAISSPPDHLGSQDTSMFFMPEFQAFPPESFPAVVSVTFDQSSLDADSTVSKVVGPSLSTVQSKCGNHTRPDSVSSKIKILKFNGGNRDVSLKDGNTPQNRTHTSVTQEDDLTSKPNNAIDSSVCSQKISSMSRLGHLRSAVTTSSIFTPITVSQRDPTDLETHKVTTPDATPGSSVEVHFKKSKLNRKNIRYRHRTDSGSSSEDEER